Proteins co-encoded in one Vibrio fortis genomic window:
- a CDS encoding NfeD family protein, translating to MIELLDQVNHWHWLAFGLLLLGLELLGTAGYFLWIGISAMIVGTLLGALPLSWQMQWLSFASFSLITTWLWWRRQLKSDRKSDKTRVLNQRDKQLIGKTTRLEDDIQKGQCRIRLGDTTWSAIAATDITAGTEVVVTAVDGIVLTIAPVNK from the coding sequence ATGATTGAGCTATTAGATCAGGTAAACCATTGGCACTGGCTTGCTTTTGGCTTACTGCTACTTGGGCTGGAGTTATTAGGTACTGCGGGATATTTTCTCTGGATTGGTATTTCAGCAATGATTGTCGGTACCCTATTGGGTGCCTTACCGCTAAGCTGGCAGATGCAATGGCTCTCTTTCGCCAGCTTCTCTTTAATAACCACTTGGTTATGGTGGCGTAGACAGTTAAAAAGTGATCGTAAATCGGATAAAACCCGAGTACTCAATCAGCGCGATAAACAGCTGATAGGAAAGACAACTCGGCTAGAAGACGACATCCAGAAAGGTCAATGCAGAATCCGACTCGGTGACACCACTTGGTCAGCCATTGCTGCGACAGATATAACAGCAGGAACCGAAGTCGTTGTGACAGCTGTTGATGGGATTGTTCTTACCATCGCGCCCGTCAACAAATGA